One genomic region from Evansella sp. LMS18 encodes:
- a CDS encoding cell wall hydrolase produces MKKLSVFTIILAGLFFLQFSGTTEATTLHNGKSGAEVRELQQTLSHLGYLEGSATGYYGSQTENAVRQLQRDFHLSVDGISGPVTNQMVDDIRKMARVVHGEARGESYEGKVAVASVILNRVEDRGFPSTIHNVIFQRNAFTAVHDGQYNLSPEPAAYQAVKDAWLGWDPSRGATYYYNPDIATSEWIFTRDTILRIGNHLFAE; encoded by the coding sequence TTGAAAAAACTATCAGTATTTACGATTATTCTTGCAGGATTATTCTTCTTACAATTTAGTGGAACAACAGAAGCTACGACACTACATAACGGAAAAAGCGGTGCAGAGGTCCGGGAGCTTCAGCAGACTTTATCGCACCTTGGCTATCTTGAAGGTTCAGCTACCGGTTACTACGGCAGTCAGACCGAGAACGCTGTGAGGCAGCTTCAGAGAGACTTCCATCTTTCAGTTGACGGGATTTCCGGCCCGGTCACCAATCAAATGGTTGATGATATACGAAAAATGGCGCGTGTGGTTCACGGGGAAGCAAGAGGTGAATCATATGAGGGTAAAGTCGCCGTGGCAAGCGTTATCCTGAACCGTGTGGAAGACAGAGGTTTCCCTTCCACGATCCACAACGTTATTTTTCAAAGAAATGCTTTTACGGCAGTGCACGACGGACAATATAACCTAAGCCCTGAACCAGCAGCGTACCAGGCAGTTAAAGACGCATGGCTCGGGTGGGACCCGTCAAGAGGAGCTACATATTATTATAATCCGGACATAGCTACATCCGAGTGGATTTTCACCCGCGATACAATACTAAGAATCGGAAACCATTTGTTTGCGGAATAA
- a CDS encoding protein-L-isoaspartate(D-aspartate) O-methyltransferase, producing the protein MGTQDKDIIEYFRNLDRSFFMDVDKNLAKWDRPLSIGHGQTISQPSLVLDMTLALDLQPDSKVLEIGTGSGYQTALLAKFSKEVFTIERIEPLHERAKERLEEAGFKNVHLKLSDGSEGWSDHAPFDRIMATAAASSVPRELLDQLADGGKMVIPVGGEGLQELRLIEKLGEDEYKSTVLEQVQFVRFKGKYD; encoded by the coding sequence GTGGGAACTCAAGATAAAGATATTATTGAATACTTCAGGAATCTGGACAGGAGTTTTTTCATGGATGTGGATAAAAACCTCGCGAAGTGGGACCGGCCTTTGTCCATCGGCCATGGGCAGACAATTTCCCAGCCATCGCTCGTACTGGATATGACGCTCGCGCTCGATCTTCAGCCGGACTCAAAGGTGCTGGAAATCGGGACTGGCTCAGGCTACCAGACAGCACTGCTCGCAAAATTCTCTAAGGAAGTGTTTACAATAGAGCGAATTGAGCCACTTCACGAACGGGCAAAAGAACGCCTGGAAGAAGCAGGTTTTAAAAATGTACACTTAAAACTGTCAGACGGCAGTGAAGGCTGGAGTGACCACGCGCCGTTCGACCGGATTATGGCCACAGCAGCTGCTTCTTCTGTACCGAGGGAACTGCTGGACCAGCTAGCTGACGGCGGAAAGATGGTCATACCAGTCGGAGGAGAGGGACTGCAGGAACTAAGGCTTATCGAAAAGCTTGGTGAGGACGAATATAAGTCAACAGTTCTTGAACAAGTACAGTTTGTGAGGTTTAAAGGGAAGTACGACTAA
- a CDS encoding LVIVD repeat-containing protein produces MKKKLKVYSMAALASLMFATPALACDIDGLGKSDYEYDENASYRYGDEGMNEIPVMEGSKNFKFLNESAAVPLQTSDAGLPVTGADVYAHKGYAYMGTHRLGSGSNEGVRVFDMKDPSNPVEVAKFGDDMPGTWQEKIIVKSVNTPHFKGDLAVVSVQRFSGAAEKVGTAIYDVTDPTNPVELGFWETPEAHLNGGGTHELYLTTQGNRALLLAANSGSYRRSGGAIHDFVIVDVSNPSEPEELYQFDPKSVLPNVDNNYRFVDEHGQTRSISVHSVIADTTGKYAYLSAWDMGTVILDISDPENPEYVGRTSYEKEVQGAAHSAALAKGGNVLIETREVFNPTRHGYEQGFGYVRIYDIKDKSNPKLISTFQTDNSANMIQAYPGFTVHDPKVQGNTLFLSHYFDGVRIVDITDPSKPEEIGAYVPEKSNIWGVFAHRNYILASDMESGLKVLQRTGNGNNGNSKK; encoded by the coding sequence TTGAAAAAGAAACTAAAAGTATACTCAATGGCAGCACTTGCTTCACTAATGTTTGCAACACCAGCTTTAGCATGTGATATTGACGGGCTTGGGAAAAGCGACTATGAATATGACGAAAACGCATCTTACCGGTACGGCGATGAAGGTATGAACGAAATACCTGTCATGGAAGGCAGCAAAAACTTCAAGTTTTTAAATGAAAGTGCAGCAGTTCCTTTACAAACTTCCGATGCAGGCCTTCCGGTAACTGGAGCTGATGTGTATGCTCATAAAGGCTATGCTTATATGGGTACTCACCGCCTCGGTTCAGGATCCAATGAAGGGGTCCGGGTATTCGACATGAAGGATCCATCCAACCCGGTTGAAGTAGCTAAGTTTGGAGACGATATGCCTGGTACATGGCAGGAAAAAATTATTGTTAAATCTGTGAACACCCCTCACTTTAAAGGCGATCTGGCTGTTGTCAGTGTACAGCGATTCAGTGGTGCAGCCGAAAAAGTAGGTACTGCTATATATGATGTAACCGATCCGACAAACCCAGTGGAACTCGGTTTCTGGGAGACCCCTGAAGCACATCTTAACGGCGGAGGAACTCATGAGCTTTACTTAACAACACAAGGAAACAGAGCACTGCTTCTTGCAGCTAACTCAGGCTCCTACCGCAGATCAGGCGGAGCAATTCATGATTTTGTAATTGTAGATGTAAGTAATCCGTCTGAACCGGAAGAGCTTTATCAGTTTGACCCGAAATCTGTCCTTCCTAACGTAGATAACAACTACCGTTTTGTCGATGAGCATGGACAGACTCGTTCTATCAGCGTCCACAGTGTCATCGCAGATACGACTGGTAAGTATGCCTACTTATCCGCATGGGATATGGGAACAGTGATACTTGATATCAGCGATCCTGAAAATCCTGAATATGTCGGCCGTACTTCCTACGAAAAAGAAGTTCAGGGTGCAGCACACTCTGCAGCTCTTGCTAAAGGCGGCAATGTACTGATCGAAACCCGGGAAGTGTTCAATCCAACACGCCACGGTTATGAGCAAGGTTTCGGCTATGTACGTATTTACGATATTAAAGATAAGTCTAATCCAAAATTAATCAGCACTTTCCAGACCGACAATTCTGCAAACATGATACAAGCTTATCCTGGCTTTACAGTACATGACCCTAAAGTACAAGGAAACACACTCTTCCTGTCCCACTATTTTGACGGTGTAAGAATAGTAGATATTACTGATCCGTCAAAACCTGAGGAAATTGGTGCGTATGTGCCGGAAAAATCAAACATCTGGGGAGTTTTTGCCCACCGCAATTATATCCTTGCGTCTGACATGGAATCAGGATTAAAGGTGCTTCAGAGAACCGGTAATGGAAACAATGGGAATTCAAAAAAGTAA
- a CDS encoding glycoside hydrolase domain-containing protein, translating to MTTQLKRFIPFIAGFLLIFSTAAMFYMFGNMDKTEPAEASTKNETAENEGNGGDADVSNIIDNNINGSNVTSDNAISNNINSKSSDTDDSGSEVNNQIENDINGENADLENNIVNDIKGGSNNQLENNITNNIEVKVDVTVTNNITNNVDGSKKSKDDPEENGDGNGNGNGDTNGNGNGEDDNGTDTNGDENGSDNGEGTNGDVPDTVWGVDSASLTTEEMLTCVRENFGDPQVWGRYLGDKDGVSYGLTQEEVELLHSEDIQILVIWNHFEDATGYEKGQSEAQAAIEMAEDFGIPEGVALFANVEPIYPIDSGFLLGWYETLAESPYESGVYGIFDPSEELYTAYETAAEENAGLMENNWVWTAAPNVGITTEENAPEYNPEAPEDSLIAGWQYGIDAETCNIDTVHYNGDALEVFW from the coding sequence ATGACTACTCAACTGAAACGGTTTATTCCGTTTATCGCTGGGTTTCTCCTTATTTTTTCCACGGCCGCTATGTTCTACATGTTTGGCAATATGGATAAAACTGAACCTGCCGAAGCATCCACGAAAAACGAAACGGCTGAAAACGAAGGAAACGGCGGCGATGCGGACGTTTCCAACATTATCGATAACAACATTAATGGCAGCAATGTCACCTCTGATAATGCGATAAGCAATAACATAAACAGTAAAAGTTCAGACACTGACGACAGCGGTTCTGAGGTTAACAACCAGATTGAGAATGATATTAACGGGGAAAATGCGGATCTGGAAAATAATATAGTTAATGACATTAAGGGCGGCTCAAATAATCAGCTGGAAAACAATATAACTAACAATATTGAGGTAAAGGTCGATGTAACTGTCACGAATAATATAACTAATAACGTGGATGGCAGCAAAAAGAGCAAGGATGACCCAGAAGAAAACGGGGACGGAAATGGCAATGGAAATGGCGATACAAATGGCAATGGCAACGGTGAAGATGACAATGGGACGGATACCAATGGAGACGAAAACGGCTCTGATAACGGGGAAGGAACAAATGGAGATGTTCCTGACACAGTGTGGGGAGTTGATTCCGCAAGTCTTACAACAGAAGAGATGCTGACGTGTGTAAGGGAAAACTTCGGTGACCCGCAAGTATGGGGACGCTATCTTGGAGATAAGGATGGAGTCTCTTACGGGTTGACACAGGAAGAAGTGGAGCTTCTCCACTCGGAAGACATTCAGATTCTCGTCATCTGGAATCACTTCGAGGATGCAACCGGCTATGAGAAAGGCCAGAGTGAGGCTCAGGCTGCAATAGAAATGGCGGAGGATTTCGGCATTCCGGAGGGTGTTGCCCTCTTTGCGAACGTGGAACCAATCTATCCGATAGATTCCGGCTTCCTCCTGGGCTGGTATGAAACTCTTGCAGAATCTCCTTATGAATCTGGAGTATACGGGATTTTTGACCCTTCCGAGGAGCTTTACACCGCCTATGAAACTGCTGCAGAGGAAAATGCTGGTCTGATGGAAAACAACTGGGTTTGGACCGCCGCTCCGAATGTAGGTATCACAACAGAAGAAAACGCGCCTGAATATAACCCTGAAGCACCAGAAGACTCCTTAATAGCCGGATGGCAGTATGGTATCGATGCAGAAACATGCAACATCGATACAGTCCATTATAATGGCGACGCTCTTGAGGTGTTCTGGTAA
- a CDS encoding LVIVD repeat-containing protein, with the protein MKRKKKLIVNSVLVSALALSVLSPTAFAHDALEHEGINKGESEKFVFSAADLENLAKPKMTGGKNLRFLHEAAGVQIEPKNGRQNNAADVYAHKGFAYLGTHTANGANGGVRIFDLKDPSNPVEVAQFAHEIPHTWQEKVIVKTVNTPDFKGDLAVVSLQQTSRNNANRPDSFGGVLLYDVTDPYNPVRLGFHKLEDRRITGTHELYLTTQGNRALLLTSNPYADYYTGGASRDFEILDVSNPAEPELLWGFDPRDLPEVPQSFNGYHWFAPDGKTRPSFNHSVITDNNGHYAYVSYWDLGTIIFDIRDPENPVYLGRTDYRADQKGSAHSAALARGGNVLIETREVSNPVGAGYESAYGYTRIFDISDKTNPQLLSEFKTDLTFDIPPTSVGRTTFAKTVHDPKVRGNTLYLSYYSGGVISVDITDPANPVEISRYTPESADVWGVYVDRNYVLASDMGQGLKVLLKNNGNGNANGQQPK; encoded by the coding sequence TTGAAAAGGAAAAAGAAGCTGATAGTTAATTCGGTGTTGGTCAGTGCCCTGGCATTATCTGTTTTATCCCCGACGGCTTTCGCGCATGATGCATTAGAACATGAAGGAATCAATAAAGGGGAGTCCGAGAAATTTGTATTCTCTGCCGCAGATCTTGAAAATCTCGCTAAGCCAAAGATGACAGGCGGAAAAAACCTTAGGTTCCTTCACGAAGCAGCAGGGGTACAAATCGAACCAAAGAACGGCAGACAGAACAACGCTGCTGACGTATATGCACATAAAGGTTTTGCCTATTTAGGGACACATACAGCAAACGGAGCAAATGGCGGTGTCCGTATTTTTGACCTGAAGGATCCGTCAAACCCTGTGGAAGTAGCACAGTTCGCTCACGAAATTCCACATACATGGCAAGAAAAAGTAATCGTAAAAACGGTAAACACTCCTGACTTTAAAGGAGATCTGGCAGTAGTCAGCCTCCAGCAGACATCCAGGAACAACGCTAACCGCCCGGACAGTTTCGGAGGAGTCCTGCTTTATGATGTGACAGATCCGTATAATCCGGTCCGACTAGGGTTCCATAAGCTGGAGGACAGAAGGATTACAGGGACGCATGAGCTGTACTTAACAACTCAAGGGAACAGGGCGCTTTTGTTAACTTCTAATCCGTATGCTGATTATTATACTGGGGGCGCATCGCGTGATTTTGAAATTCTTGATGTAAGTAACCCAGCTGAGCCAGAATTACTTTGGGGATTTGACCCAAGGGATCTGCCGGAAGTTCCGCAAAGTTTTAACGGCTATCACTGGTTTGCTCCCGACGGAAAAACAAGGCCATCGTTCAATCACAGCGTAATTACCGACAACAATGGACACTATGCATATGTATCTTACTGGGATCTGGGCACTATTATCTTTGATATCAGAGATCCTGAGAATCCGGTTTATTTAGGAAGAACTGATTACAGAGCTGATCAAAAAGGTTCCGCTCACTCAGCTGCTCTTGCAAGAGGAGGAAATGTTCTCATTGAAACACGTGAAGTGAGCAACCCTGTTGGTGCCGGCTATGAAAGTGCTTACGGATATACAAGGATTTTTGATATTTCCGATAAAACAAATCCTCAGCTCCTGAGCGAATTTAAAACTGACCTGACATTTGATATTCCGCCGACATCTGTAGGTAGAACGACATTCGCAAAAACAGTGCACGATCCGAAAGTACGTGGTAATACGCTTTATCTGTCCTATTATTCTGGCGGTGTGATCAGCGTGGATATTACAGATCCGGCTAACCCGGTTGAAATCTCCCGTTATACTCCGGAAAGTGCGGACGTATGGGGTGTATACGTAGACCGAAACTATGTACTTGCTTCTGATATGGGACAAGGGTTGAAGGTATTACTGAAGAACAATGGCAATGGGAATGCCAACGGGCAACAACCTAAATAA
- a CDS encoding aldose epimerase family protein, with protein MKIKTEVLKNDWKLFELSNDNGMKVSVLNYGGIITNITVPDRNGKPENVVLGYKDYEDYVQNPVFLGAIIGRVAGRIAGAEFSLNGENYELEKSDGENHLHGGSKGFHQEIWDTREFQSDTEAGVELSLTRKEGVDGYPGNLDVKVTYTLTDNNSLQINYQADTDKTTALTLTNHSYFNLTGDLKGTVHDHKVKIDSSKFVELDENLIPTGRQLDTAGTTFDFREGQRLSEGFNSSYEQNKIAGDGYDHYFIFDGEAGEKVTASDETSGRKMVVETDQPGMVMYTSNSMDSSLQLAERDSEKYLGVCFETQGSPASLQHDGFPGIILEAGETYKKKTVFTFLTED; from the coding sequence TTGAAAATTAAAACAGAAGTGCTGAAAAATGACTGGAAATTATTCGAACTATCTAACGATAATGGCATGAAGGTAAGTGTCTTAAATTACGGAGGGATTATAACCAATATCACTGTCCCCGACCGGAACGGCAAGCCGGAAAACGTTGTCCTTGGTTATAAAGACTACGAAGATTATGTTCAGAATCCTGTTTTTCTCGGCGCAATCATCGGAAGAGTTGCCGGAAGAATCGCAGGTGCTGAGTTCAGCCTGAATGGAGAAAACTACGAGCTGGAAAAAAGCGATGGTGAGAATCACCTCCATGGCGGTTCAAAAGGTTTCCACCAGGAAATCTGGGATACGAGAGAATTTCAGTCTGATACAGAAGCAGGCGTTGAGCTTTCGCTGACCCGAAAAGAAGGCGTGGATGGGTACCCTGGGAACCTGGACGTTAAAGTAACTTATACGTTGACTGACAATAACAGCCTGCAGATTAATTATCAGGCGGACACAGACAAAACGACCGCCCTTACGTTAACTAACCATTCTTACTTTAATTTGACAGGCGACCTGAAAGGAACGGTCCACGATCATAAGGTGAAGATCGACAGCAGCAAGTTTGTTGAGCTTGATGAGAATCTGATTCCAACTGGCAGGCAGCTGGACACGGCTGGCACCACCTTTGATTTCCGCGAGGGGCAAAGACTTAGCGAAGGATTTAATTCTTCTTATGAGCAAAACAAAATTGCCGGAGATGGGTATGACCATTACTTTATTTTTGACGGGGAAGCGGGGGAAAAAGTAACTGCAAGCGATGAGACAAGCGGCAGAAAAATGGTTGTGGAAACAGACCAGCCGGGTATGGTAATGTACACTTCCAACAGCATGGACAGCAGCCTCCAGCTGGCAGAACGTGATTCTGAAAAATATCTCGGCGTGTGTTTTGAGACGCAGGGTTCTCCTGCATCGCTGCAGCATGACGGCTTTCCGGGAATCATTCTTGAAGCCGGGGAAACCTATAAGAAAAAAACAGTGTTTACATTTTTGACAGAAGATTGA
- a CDS encoding aldo/keto reductase translates to MKYNQLGNTDMKISELSFGTWAIGGAWGKTNDEEALKGLDKAMGEGVNFFDTADVYGDGHSERLLAKATKGKEDSIHIASKFCRAGDIHDLATYSEESVRNYCEQSLQRLEREAIDLYQIHCPPMKVLQDGRVFEVLEKLKQEGKIRYYGVSVETVEEGLFVLENTNASSLQVIFNLLRQKPLEKLFPEAAEKNVGILARVPLASGLLTGKFTKDVKFEEDDHRNFNRDGQAFNVGETFGGLEFNKGVELSNEISWIAEGRGNMTRAALKWIMEQNGVTSVIPGFKTVKQAEDNLEAVNVKGFSQEEQERLAKFYNEQVHEHIRGVY, encoded by the coding sequence ATGAAATACAATCAGCTTGGAAACACAGATATGAAGATTAGCGAACTAAGTTTTGGCACATGGGCTATTGGAGGAGCATGGGGTAAAACGAATGATGAAGAAGCATTAAAAGGGCTCGACAAAGCAATGGGGGAGGGTGTGAACTTCTTCGACACGGCAGATGTATATGGTGACGGGCATAGTGAAAGGCTCCTCGCGAAAGCTACGAAAGGAAAAGAGGATTCGATTCATATTGCGTCGAAATTCTGCCGTGCAGGTGACATTCATGACCTTGCTACATATTCAGAAGAAAGCGTGCGTAACTATTGTGAACAGAGTTTGCAGAGGCTTGAGCGGGAGGCGATCGACTTATATCAAATCCACTGCCCGCCGATGAAGGTCCTCCAGGATGGCAGAGTGTTTGAAGTTCTTGAAAAACTGAAGCAGGAAGGGAAAATCCGTTATTACGGAGTAAGTGTGGAAACTGTTGAGGAAGGATTATTCGTCCTGGAAAACACGAATGCAAGCTCTCTTCAGGTAATATTTAATCTTCTCCGCCAGAAACCGCTTGAAAAGCTTTTTCCTGAAGCGGCGGAAAAGAATGTCGGCATACTTGCAAGAGTGCCGCTGGCAAGCGGACTCCTTACAGGTAAATTCACAAAGGACGTTAAATTTGAGGAAGACGACCATCGTAATTTTAACCGGGATGGCCAGGCGTTCAACGTAGGGGAAACGTTCGGCGGCCTTGAGTTCAATAAAGGCGTTGAACTCAGCAATGAAATTAGCTGGATTGCAGAAGGCAGGGGCAATATGACAAGGGCTGCTCTTAAATGGATCATGGAGCAGAACGGTGTAACTAGTGTGATTCCAGGCTTTAAGACCGTTAAACAGGCTGAGGACAATCTGGAGGCTGTTAATGTAAAGGGCTTCAGCCAGGAAGAGCAGGAGCGGCTGGCTAAGTTTTACAATGAGCAGGTTCATGAACATATCAGAGGTGTTTATTAA